The proteins below are encoded in one region of Paenibacillus albus:
- the rpsL gene encoding 30S ribosomal protein S12, producing MPTINQLVRKGREAKVVKSKSPALQRGFNALKREETNLSAPQKRGVCTRVGTMTPKKPNSALRKYARVRLTNRVEVTAYIGGIGHNLQEHSVVLVRGGRVKDLPGVRYHIVRGALDTAGVNNRRQARSKYGTKRPKVKK from the coding sequence ATGCCAACAATTAACCAACTCGTTCGTAAAGGCCGTGAAGCGAAAGTCGTTAAATCGAAATCGCCGGCTTTGCAAAGAGGTTTCAATGCACTGAAACGTGAAGAAACAAACCTGAGCGCACCTCAAAAGCGCGGTGTTTGTACTCGTGTAGGTACTATGACTCCTAAGAAACCGAACTCCGCTTTGCGGAAATATGCGCGTGTACGTTTGACGAACCGCGTAGAGGTTACTGCTTACATCGGCGGTATCGGTCATAACCTTCAAGAGCACAGCGTAGTATTGGTACGCGGCGGCCGGGTAAAAGATCTTCCGGGTGTTCGTTACCACATCGTTCGCGGCGCACTTGACACTGCAGGTGTTAACAACCGTAGACAAGCACGTTCCAAATACGGAACAA